A region of Synechococcus sp. HK05 DNA encodes the following proteins:
- a CDS encoding DUF3120 domain-containing protein has protein sequence MIGVPPNLTVAAMPPNARLASSREQASVGIGISLAGALLVALPVFLQAPWVRLAPFSAALFTAPLLVLGLVLAEHTNPNVSRAGTLLVGFSGSWLGGCLFWGWCRLHPLWHLPIEAFAFPLALGGLKTRWRLAASFYLASLLGTACTDGVMAITGVMRHWTEVLLAPTHQAPLQLQMAALEVMQPMPLAVTLLAGALLLGLCRRFWQHPDPAWRLAASAMATTLAVDGLFLAAALWAPQLSGLI, from the coding sequence GTGATCGGGGTTCCGCCCAACCTCACGGTGGCCGCGATGCCCCCCAACGCCCGCCTGGCCTCGAGCCGCGAGCAGGCCAGCGTTGGAATTGGAATCAGCCTGGCGGGTGCTCTTCTGGTAGCCCTGCCCGTGTTCCTGCAGGCTCCCTGGGTGCGGTTGGCCCCCTTCAGCGCCGCCCTGTTCACCGCTCCGCTCCTCGTGCTTGGCCTGGTGCTGGCGGAGCACACCAACCCCAACGTGAGCCGCGCCGGCACGCTTCTGGTGGGGTTCAGCGGCAGCTGGCTGGGGGGCTGCTTGTTCTGGGGCTGGTGCCGGCTGCATCCGCTCTGGCACCTGCCGATCGAAGCCTTTGCCTTTCCGTTGGCTCTGGGCGGGCTGAAGACCCGCTGGCGCCTGGCGGCCAGTTTTTATCTCGCCTCGCTGCTGGGCACCGCCTGCACCGACGGCGTGATGGCGATCACGGGCGTGATGCGCCACTGGACCGAGGTGCTGCTCGCCCCCACCCACCAGGCGCCTCTCCAGTTGCAGATGGCCGCACTGGAAGTGATGCAGCCCATGCCACTGGCGGTCACGCTGCTGGCCGGTGCCCTACTGCTGGGCCTCTGCCGGCGCTTTTGGCAGCATCCAGATCCCGCCTGGCGACTGGCGGCGTCAGCGATGGCCACCACCCTGGCGGTGGACGGTCTGTTTCTGGCGGCTGCCCTCTGGGCACCGCAGCTGAGCGGCCTGATCTGA
- a CDS encoding undecaprenyl-diphosphate phosphatase has translation MPPTDPFGVLQACWRFFVLGVVQGLTEFLPISSTAHLKVVPVLLGWGDPGVAVTAVIQLGSILAVVGFFRDDLRQVLAGVSQGLRQRRWDDPQARLGLAIALGTLPILVAGLAIKLCVPNFDQSPLRSLTSIALVSIVMALLLALAERVGRRRRVLEQVAVRDGVWVGLAQALALIPGVSRSGSTLTAALLDGWQRADAARFSFLLGIPAITLAGLVELKDAFSQPLAGGVLPLLVGIATSAVVSWLAIAWLLRFLQHHSTWWFVGYRLFFGVGLLLWVGRLAG, from the coding sequence ATGCCCCCGACGGACCCGTTCGGGGTGCTTCAAGCCTGCTGGCGCTTTTTCGTCTTGGGCGTGGTGCAAGGGCTCACGGAATTCCTGCCGATCAGCAGTACCGCCCATCTGAAGGTTGTGCCGGTGCTGCTGGGCTGGGGTGATCCGGGTGTGGCGGTGACCGCGGTGATCCAGCTCGGCAGCATCCTTGCTGTGGTGGGTTTTTTCCGCGACGACCTGCGCCAGGTGCTGGCCGGCGTGAGCCAGGGCTTGCGCCAGCGCCGTTGGGACGATCCCCAAGCCCGGCTCGGCTTGGCGATCGCGTTGGGCACGCTCCCGATCCTGGTGGCGGGCCTGGCGATCAAGCTCTGCGTGCCCAACTTTGACCAGTCGCCCCTGCGCAGCCTCACCTCGATTGCGCTGGTGTCGATCGTGATGGCGCTGTTGCTGGCCTTGGCGGAGCGCGTGGGCCGCCGCCGCCGTGTGCTGGAGCAGGTGGCTGTACGCGATGGCGTGTGGGTGGGCCTGGCGCAGGCCCTGGCCTTGATTCCGGGGGTCTCCCGCTCCGGCAGCACCCTCACGGCAGCGCTGTTGGATGGCTGGCAGCGCGCCGATGCCGCCCGCTTTTCGTTTTTGTTGGGGATTCCGGCGATCACCCTGGCCGGCCTGGTGGAGCTCAAAGACGCCTTCAGCCAGCCCCTCGCTGGTGGGGTGCTGCCTCTGCTGGTGGGCATTGCCACCTCAGCGGTGGTGTCGTGGCTAGCGATTGCCTGGCTGTTGCGCTTTCTGCAGCACCACAGCACCTGGTGGTTTGTGGGCTACCGACTCTTTTTCGGCGTTGGGCTGCTGCTCTGGGTTGGTCGCCTGGCGGGCTGA
- a CDS encoding vitamin K epoxide reductase family protein has product MTSSRLSERLAGQRRRGDSGSKWIRVVMAVLATIGVIDTGSITLKAWGVLPSLSCSSKGFFGCNGCEKVLSSDWGSLFGQPLSLFGFLAYAAMLLMAVVPLVLQGEARQRLAQPSWWGMALLGTGMTVFSAVLIGVMAFAIRDCCPFCILSAALSTGLLVLSLFGGDWEDRGQLLFRGLITALVVGVIGLGWAASVGQPALETGKGVAPPVRAESTAATIALAEQLTAKGAKMYTAYWCPHCHDQKELFGREATEKLTVIECAPDGRNSQKELCEAKKIEGYPTWEINGSLDSGVKPLLKLAELIGYKGPALN; this is encoded by the coding sequence GTGACCTCCTCTCGCCTCAGCGAGCGCCTAGCCGGCCAGCGGCGCCGCGGCGACTCCGGCAGCAAATGGATCCGGGTGGTGATGGCCGTGCTGGCCACCATCGGTGTGATCGATACCGGCTCGATCACCTTGAAAGCGTGGGGCGTGCTGCCGTCGCTGAGCTGCAGCAGCAAGGGCTTTTTCGGCTGCAACGGCTGCGAGAAGGTGCTCTCCAGTGATTGGGGAAGCCTGTTTGGCCAGCCCCTGTCACTGTTTGGCTTTTTGGCCTACGCCGCCATGTTGCTGATGGCCGTGGTGCCGCTGGTGCTGCAGGGAGAGGCCCGGCAGAGGCTGGCGCAACCGAGCTGGTGGGGGATGGCCCTGCTCGGTACCGGGATGACGGTGTTCAGCGCTGTGCTGATCGGGGTGATGGCCTTTGCCATCCGCGATTGCTGCCCCTTCTGCATCCTCTCGGCGGCCCTCAGCACCGGTTTGCTGGTGCTCAGCCTGTTTGGGGGCGACTGGGAGGATCGCGGCCAGCTGCTGTTCCGTGGCTTGATCACCGCCCTGGTGGTGGGGGTGATCGGGCTGGGCTGGGCGGCCTCCGTGGGGCAGCCTGCGCTGGAGACCGGCAAGGGTGTGGCCCCGCCTGTGCGCGCCGAGAGCACGGCTGCCACCATCGCCCTGGCCGAGCAGCTCACGGCCAAGGGGGCCAAGATGTATACCGCCTACTGGTGCCCTCACTGCCACGACCAGAAGGAACTGTTCGGCCGGGAAGCCACTGAAAAGCTCACGGTGATCGAGTGTGCCCCCGATGGCCGCAACAGCCAGAAGGAGCTGTGTGAGGCCAAGAAGATTGAGGGTTACCCCACCTGGGAAATCAACGGTTCCCTCGATTCCGGTGTGAAGCCGCTGCTCAAGTTGGCTGAACTGATCGGCTACAAGGGCCCTGCGCTCAACTGA
- the nadB gene encoding L-aspartate oxidase — protein sequence MVQLPSNWDVIVVGGGAAGLMAALELPAELRVLLLSKDHAPRSSSRWAQGGIAAVTNADDSFTSHRDDTLNAGGGLCDPPAVELLVREAPACVERLLELGMDFDRHHGTLSTTLEAAHSHRRVLHAQDRTGGALVDALERRVLQRPGLVRLQGALALQLWIDAGRCCGLQMLHAGSLRWLQAGAVVLATGGGGHLYANTTNPSQASGDGIAMAWQAGAAIRDLEFVQFHPTALMLPGAPHFLISEAVRGEGARLIDGHGASPVSHLPQGDLAPRDAVSRALVQCMREQHLEHVWLDLRPVGRARLEQQFPTILGRCRELGLEPTSSPIPVAPAAHYWMGGVRTNATAATTVEGLYAVGEAASTGVHGANRLASNSLMECLVFARQLRQLDCAPARAPQPATEQPLSGLPVPTGEQFRQVERSLGELRQLCWQVAGVERQGHALREGLRRIPALREPIQGDPWLRASAALPQTRTCALGTTASAWISRAHDLQQRLVVTQLLLEAALFRQESRGGHFRVDAPSAQPFWQRHTLQQRHQPIHTEAVAPLS from the coding sequence GTGGTTCAGCTGCCCTCCAACTGGGATGTGATCGTGGTGGGCGGGGGCGCCGCAGGGCTGATGGCGGCCCTGGAGCTGCCGGCGGAGCTGCGGGTGCTGCTGCTCAGCAAAGACCATGCCCCCCGCTCTTCCAGCCGCTGGGCCCAGGGGGGCATCGCGGCCGTCACCAATGCCGACGACAGCTTCACCAGCCATCGCGACGACACCCTGAACGCCGGAGGCGGCCTGTGTGATCCACCCGCGGTGGAGCTGCTGGTGCGGGAGGCCCCAGCCTGCGTGGAGAGGCTGCTGGAACTGGGGATGGACTTCGATCGCCATCACGGCACACTGAGCACAACCCTGGAGGCAGCCCACAGCCACAGGCGCGTGCTGCACGCCCAGGACCGCACCGGTGGCGCCCTGGTGGATGCCCTGGAACGCCGGGTGCTGCAGCGCCCGGGGCTGGTGCGCCTGCAGGGGGCCCTGGCCCTGCAGCTCTGGATCGATGCCGGCCGCTGCTGCGGCCTGCAGATGCTGCATGCGGGCAGCCTGCGCTGGCTGCAGGCCGGGGCCGTGGTGCTGGCCACCGGCGGCGGCGGCCACCTCTACGCGAACACCACCAACCCATCCCAGGCCAGCGGCGACGGCATCGCCATGGCCTGGCAGGCCGGAGCGGCAATCCGCGATCTGGAGTTTGTGCAGTTCCACCCCACGGCGCTGATGCTGCCGGGGGCGCCCCACTTCCTGATCTCAGAGGCGGTGCGCGGAGAGGGGGCACGCCTGATCGATGGCCATGGCGCCAGTCCGGTGAGCCATCTCCCCCAAGGCGACCTGGCCCCGCGGGATGCGGTGAGCCGCGCCCTGGTGCAGTGCATGCGCGAGCAACACCTGGAGCATGTATGGCTGGATCTGCGTCCGGTGGGCCGGGCCCGGCTTGAGCAGCAGTTCCCCACGATCCTCGGGCGATGCCGGGAACTGGGCCTCGAGCCCACCAGCAGCCCCATCCCGGTCGCACCGGCGGCCCACTACTGGATGGGCGGCGTGCGCACCAACGCAACCGCTGCCACCACCGTGGAGGGGCTCTACGCCGTGGGGGAGGCCGCCAGCACCGGCGTGCATGGGGCCAATCGCCTGGCCAGCAATTCCCTGATGGAGTGCCTGGTGTTTGCCCGTCAGCTGCGGCAGCTCGACTGTGCGCCAGCGCGTGCTCCACAACCCGCCACAGAGCAACCCCTCAGCGGCCTACCGGTGCCCACCGGCGAGCAATTCCGGCAAGTGGAGCGCAGCCTCGGCGAGCTGCGCCAGCTCTGCTGGCAGGTGGCGGGCGTGGAACGACAGGGCCATGCACTGCGGGAGGGCTTGCGTCGGATCCCGGCCCTGCGCGAACCGATCCAAGGCGACCCTTGGCTCCGGGCTTCGGCGGCGTTACCGCAGACCCGAACCTGCGCGCTAGGCACCACAGCCAGCGCCTGGATCAGCCGTGCGCACGACCTGCAGCAACGGCTGGTGGTGACCCAACTCCTCCTGGAGGCGGCCCTGTTTCGACAGGAGAGCCGGGGGGGGCATTTTCGGGTGGATGCCCCATCAGCCCAGCCGTTCTGGCAAAGACACACGCTGCAGCAACGCCATCAGCCGATTCACACCGAGGCCGTGGCCCCGCTCAGTTGA
- the psbU gene encoding photosystem II complex extrinsic protein PsbU, with the protein MKRLVSWLMSGVLLASLLFGLVMAPTAQAADLSNVADEKIAERGDKVDLNNCSVRRFQAFPGMYPTLAGKIVLGGPYNSVDDLFNLDLTDRQKELVEKYKNNFTVTPASIALNEGFDRINDGQYR; encoded by the coding sequence ATGAAACGGCTGGTTTCGTGGCTCATGAGTGGCGTGCTGCTGGCCAGCCTGCTCTTCGGCCTGGTGATGGCACCCACAGCCCAGGCCGCCGATCTCAGCAACGTTGCCGACGAGAAAATCGCCGAGCGCGGCGACAAGGTGGACCTGAACAACTGCTCGGTGCGCCGCTTCCAGGCCTTCCCTGGCATGTATCCCACCCTCGCCGGCAAGATCGTGCTGGGCGGGCCCTACAACAGTGTTGACGATCTGTTCAACCTGGATCTCACCGATCGCCAGAAGGAACTGGTGGAGAAGTACAAGAACAACTTCACGGTGACCCCGGCTTCCATCGCCCTTAACGAAGGTTTCGACCGCATCAACGACGGTCAGTACCGCTGA
- a CDS encoding TIGR03279 family radical SAM protein has product MWKEPSAGVPLVDAEHMRLPQPALVDAVEPESIGDELGIQPGDRLLSVNGVRPRDLIDLQFLVCAEDLTLEVQDPDGTVHVVELEKDADEGLGLAFSEALFDGLRQCNNHCPFCFIDQQPPGHRRSLYLKDDDYRLSFLYGSYLTLTNLTAADWQRIEEQRLSPLFVSVHATEPELRSKLLVNPRAALLMEQLAWFQQRELQIHAQVVVCPGLNDGDALERTLTDLASFAAGEWPAVLSAAVVPVGLTRYRPEGDGLMPVDRTCAQRVIAQVEPLQQRFQGELGSRFAWLSDEWYLMAGYPLPPRDDYEDLPQEGNGVGSIRAFLEAMDEATASLPAALPQPRRVSWVVGLLVAEALQPAVDRLNAVEGLDVLLHGLPSPYWGQDQVVTGLLTGSDLLEGLAGRDLGEELLLPAVMLRQGEPVFLDDQTLEAVAAQLPVPVQLVGGADEIVAACLGIAT; this is encoded by the coding sequence GTGTGGAAGGAACCCTCGGCCGGTGTTCCCCTGGTGGATGCGGAGCACATGCGGCTGCCGCAGCCAGCGTTGGTGGATGCGGTGGAGCCGGAATCGATCGGCGACGAGCTGGGCATCCAGCCCGGTGATCGGTTGCTGAGCGTGAATGGCGTTCGCCCCCGTGATCTGATTGATCTGCAGTTTTTGGTCTGCGCCGAAGACCTCACCCTTGAAGTGCAGGACCCAGACGGCACCGTGCACGTGGTGGAGCTGGAGAAGGATGCCGATGAGGGGCTGGGTTTGGCCTTCAGCGAGGCCCTGTTTGATGGCCTCAGGCAGTGCAACAACCATTGCCCGTTCTGCTTCATCGATCAGCAGCCCCCTGGCCATCGCCGCAGCCTCTATCTCAAAGACGACGACTACCGCCTCAGCTTCCTTTACGGCTCCTATCTCACCCTCACCAACCTCACCGCCGCTGACTGGCAGCGCATTGAGGAGCAGCGGCTCTCCCCCCTGTTTGTGTCGGTGCACGCCACCGAACCGGAGCTGCGCTCGAAGTTGTTGGTGAATCCCAGGGCCGCCCTGCTGATGGAGCAGTTGGCCTGGTTCCAGCAACGGGAGTTGCAGATCCATGCCCAGGTGGTGGTGTGCCCTGGGCTCAACGATGGCGATGCCCTGGAGCGCACGCTCACGGACCTAGCGAGCTTCGCCGCCGGTGAGTGGCCGGCGGTGCTGTCAGCTGCGGTGGTGCCCGTGGGCTTAACCCGCTACCGGCCCGAGGGGGATGGGCTGATGCCGGTGGATCGCACTTGCGCCCAGCGGGTGATCGCCCAGGTGGAGCCGCTGCAGCAGCGTTTCCAGGGGGAGCTCGGCAGTCGCTTCGCCTGGCTCTCCGATGAGTGGTATCTGATGGCGGGCTATCCGCTGCCCCCTCGCGACGATTACGAGGATTTGCCGCAGGAAGGCAACGGTGTGGGCAGCATCCGCGCCTTTCTCGAAGCGATGGATGAGGCCACCGCCTCCCTTCCCGCCGCTCTGCCACAGCCGCGGCGGGTGAGCTGGGTGGTGGGCTTGCTGGTGGCGGAAGCGCTGCAACCTGCTGTGGATCGGCTGAATGCGGTGGAGGGGTTGGATGTGTTGTTGCATGGCCTGCCGAGCCCTTACTGGGGGCAGGACCAAGTGGTGACAGGCCTGCTGACAGGGTCCGACCTCCTGGAGGGACTCGCGGGCCGCGATCTGGGTGAGGAACTGCTGCTGCCTGCTGTGATGCTGCGGCAAGGGGAGCCGGTGTTTCTCGACGACCAAACCCTCGAGGCAGTTGCAGCCCAGCTGCCGGTGCCCGTGCAGCTGGTGGGAGGTGCAGATGAGATCGTGGCCGCCTGTCTGGGCATCGCCACCTGA